CGGCGCGGCATCATCCTGATCGACGGCTCGGTCGACGGCCCGGCCCGGGAGCCCGACCCGCCGATCGGATTCGGGCTGGCCCGTACCGGCTCGGTGGACGACGTACGCAGCGTGATGGAGGCCGACCCGGCCGTGCAGGCCGGGCTCTACCGGGTCGACGTGCTGACCTTCCTCTGCCCGGCGGGCTCGCTGGAGTTCCCGCTCGCCAAGACGCAGAGCTGACCGGCCCCTCCGCCGCCCCGTCGGGCCCGTTCCGCGCTCCGGTCGATCGACGGGACGGGGCGCTCGCCGGGAGCACTCCGGCGCAGCAGGTGCCCGGGCGGTACGATTTCCGCCGCGCGGTCGCCGATGCCCGCCACACACGACGTTCCGGTGCGGTTCCGTCCGCCCGCTGCGCGGTAATCGCGCGTCGTTGGACAATTGTTCCGCAGTCCGAAAGGGGTCGTCCGCCAGGCCGACCCGGAGGAGAGACTAGCCTGATGGGCGTGACACGCCGCGCGAAGATCGTCTGCACTCTTGGCCCCGCCACCTCGTCCCCGGAGCGCATCCGGGGACTCGTCGAGGCGGGTATGAACGTGGCGAGGCTCAACTTCAGCCACGGCAGCCACGCCGATCACGAGTCGGTCTACCGACTGGTCCGCGAGGCCGCCGACGCGGCCGGCCACCCGGTCGCCATCCTGGCCGACCTGCAGGGCCCCAAGATCCGGCTCGGGAAGTTCGCCGACGGCCCGCACGAGTGGCGTACCGGTGACTCCGTGGTGATCACCAGCGACGAGATCATCGGCACCAAGGAGCGCGTCTCCTGCACCTACCGCAAGCTGCCGCAGGAGGTGAAGCCGGGTGACCGGCTGCTGATCGACGACGGCCGGGTCGCCGTCGAGGTCAGCGACGTCACCGGCAACGACATCCGCTGCCTGGTCACCGAGGGTGGCCCGGTCTCCAACAACAAGGGCGTCTCGCTGCCCAACGTGGCGGTCAGCGTCCCGGCGATGTCCGACAAGGACGCCGAGGACCTGCGCTTCGCCCTCGGCCTCGGGGTCGACCTGATCGCGCTCTCCTTCGTCCGCTCGGCCGACGACATCAAGCTCGTCCACGCGATCATGGACGAGGAGGGTGTCCGCCGGCCGGTGCTGGCCAAGGTCGAGAAGCCCGAGGCGGTCGACCACCTCGAGGCGATCGTGCTCTCCTTCGACGGCGTCATGGTCGCCCGCGGTGACCTCGGCGTGGAGCTGCCGCTCGACCAGGTGCCGCTGGTGCAGAAGCGCGCCGTGCAGCTGTGCCGGGAGAACGCCAAGCCGGTCATCGTGGCCACCCAGATGCTCGACTCCATGATCGAGAATTCCCGGCCGACCCGCGCCGAGGCGTCCGACGTGGCGAACGCGGTGCTCGACGGCGCGGACGCGGTGATGCTCTCCGGCGAGACCAGCGTCGGCAAGTACCCGGTGCTCACCGTCAGCACCATGGCGAAGATCATCACCACCACCGAGGCCGGCTCGATCGGCGTGCCGCGGCTGCAGCACGACCCGCGTACGCACGGCGGCGCCCTCACCGTCGCCGCCTCCTCGATCGCCCGGGCCATCGGCGCGAAGGCCATGGTCGCCTTCTCGCAGACCGGCGACACGGTCAAGCGGCTCGCCCGGCTGCACTGCGACCTGCCGCTGCTGGCCTTCACCCCGGTTCCCGAGGTGCGCAACCAGCTCGCCCTCTGCTGGGGCGTGGAGACCTTCCTGATGCCGTTCGTCGAGCACACCGACGACATGTTCCGCCAGGTCGACCAGGCGCTGCTCGGCCTCAACCGGGCCAACCCCGGCGACTACGTGGTCATCGTCGCCGGCAGCCCGCCCGGCACCCCGGGCTCCACCAACACCCTCCGGGTGCACCAGCTCGGCTCGCTGGTCGACGCGGCCGCCGCCCGGGCGTTGCAGTGAGTGCGAGGAGTGAGCCGGGGTTGCGAGCCCCGCAGTCGCGAACAGAGGCGGTGCAGTGACGGACGGCGGGGTCGCCACGGGTCAGGCGGCGGTGGACCAGCTCCTGGAGGTGCTCGACCTGGAGCACACCGGCGAGATGACCTTCCGGGGGATGAGCCCCCCGGTCGGTCCGCAGCGGGTGTACGGCGGCCAGGTCGCCGGCCAGGCGCTGGTCGCCGCCGGGCGCACCGTCGACCCGGAGCGCTTCGTGCACTCGCTGCACGGCTACTTCGTCCGCCCCGGCGACCCCGCCGAGCCGATCGTCTACGAGGTGGAGAACGTCCGGGACGGCCGGTCGTTCTCGGTGCGCCGTTCGGTGGCGCTCCAGCACGGCAAGCCGATCTTCTTCATGTCGGCGTCCTTCCAGCGGCACGAGGAGGGGCTGGACCACCAGGCCCCCACCCCACCGGACGTGCCCGGCCCGGAGGACGTCCCGACCATGACCGACCGGCTGGCCCGCTATCCCGAGCGGCTGGG
This genomic interval from Micromonospora sp. CCTCC AA 2012012 contains the following:
- a CDS encoding YciI family protein, yielding MTGTPQVDFALDTYECIVLYPGPSGRALPEETVQRLQAEHLQHMQALQRRGIILIDGSVDGPAREPDPPIGFGLARTGSVDDVRSVMEADPAVQAGLYRVDVLTFLCPAGSLEFPLAKTQS
- the pyk gene encoding pyruvate kinase, giving the protein MGVTRRAKIVCTLGPATSSPERIRGLVEAGMNVARLNFSHGSHADHESVYRLVREAADAAGHPVAILADLQGPKIRLGKFADGPHEWRTGDSVVITSDEIIGTKERVSCTYRKLPQEVKPGDRLLIDDGRVAVEVSDVTGNDIRCLVTEGGPVSNNKGVSLPNVAVSVPAMSDKDAEDLRFALGLGVDLIALSFVRSADDIKLVHAIMDEEGVRRPVLAKVEKPEAVDHLEAIVLSFDGVMVARGDLGVELPLDQVPLVQKRAVQLCRENAKPVIVATQMLDSMIENSRPTRAEASDVANAVLDGADAVMLSGETSVGKYPVLTVSTMAKIITTTEAGSIGVPRLQHDPRTHGGALTVAASSIARAIGAKAMVAFSQTGDTVKRLARLHCDLPLLAFTPVPEVRNQLALCWGVETFLMPFVEHTDDMFRQVDQALLGLNRANPGDYVVIVAGSPPGTPGSTNTLRVHQLGSLVDAAAARALQ
- a CDS encoding acyl-CoA thioesterase; amino-acid sequence: MTDGGVATGQAAVDQLLEVLDLEHTGEMTFRGMSPPVGPQRVYGGQVAGQALVAAGRTVDPERFVHSLHGYFVRPGDPAEPIVYEVENVRDGRSFSVRRSVALQHGKPIFFMSASFQRHEEGLDHQAPTPPDVPGPEDVPTMTDRLARYPERLGIWGQIPRPMDVRYVGEPGWVRPGDRPAEPQQRVWMRIDGKLPDDQLLHACALTYASDLTLLDSVLSVHGEVWGPGGVVGASLDHALWFHRPFRADEWFLYDCWSPSASGGRGLATGRMFTTDGRHIASAVQEGLLRRVGA